A stretch of Triticum aestivum cultivar Chinese Spring chromosome 1D, IWGSC CS RefSeq v2.1, whole genome shotgun sequence DNA encodes these proteins:
- the LOC123180954 gene encoding ras-related protein RABC2a codes for MGVSPGGSAGYECSFKILLIGDSGVGKSSLLVSFVAAANLDDDIAPTIGVDFKIKFLTVGGKKLKLTIWDTAGQERFRTITSSYYRGAQGIILVYDVAKRESFTNLGDVWTKEIDSNSSNKDCIKMLVGNKVDKDDERTVTREEGLAFAQESGCLFLESSAKTRENVENCFEELVLKILEVPSLLEEGSSSVVKRNILKKQQESHAKYGGRCCQ; via the exons ATGGGGGTGTCGCCGGGGGGCAGCGCCGGCTACGAGTGCTCCTTCAAGATCCTCCTCATCGGGGACTCGGGCGTCGGCAAGAGCAGCCTCCTCGTCAGCTTCGTCGCCGCCGCCAACCTCGACGACGACATCGCGCCCACCATCG GAGTTGATTTCAAAATCAAGTTTCTTACTGTTGGTGGAAAGAAACTGAAGCTGACTATATGGGATACTG CTGGCCAGGAGCGGTTTAGGACAATCACTAGTTCTTACTATAGAGGTGCTCAAGGAATTATTCTAG TATATGATGTCGCGAAGAGAGAGAGCTTCACAAATTTGGGTGATGTATGGACTAAGGAGATAGACTCAAACTCATCAAACAAAGACTGCATAAAAATGCTTGTTGGAAACAAAGTTGATAAG GATGATGAGAGAACAGTCACAAGAGAAGAAGGTCTTGCCTTTGCACAAGAATCTGGATGTCTGTTTCTTGAGAGCAGTGCAAAAACACGAGAAAACGTCGAGAATTGTTTTGAAGAACTTGTGCTAAAG ATCCTtgaggttccaagtctcctggaggAAGGCTCGTCATCGGTTGTCAAGAGGAACATTCTGAAAAAGCAACAGGAAAGTCATGCAAAGTATGGTGGTAGATGCTGTCAATAG